The segment TTAACTGAGTTTTCTTCGTTGCTTTCTTCAATTTTAACATTATGATTCCCATCTTTGTCAAATACAGCAATAAGAGCTTTTGCGGAATAATCAGTGTGATATAATGCTCCAACAGTTATGAAATCATTATCTGTAGTTTCAACAACATCAACTAAGAAATTTTCACCAATGTTTAATTGGGATTTTATATTTGATTCCAAAAGGATGTTGCCATCTTGATCAAGATTTCTAAAATATATGTCTGAGTTTATACTTGATTCTGAATTTTTAAATCCTATTGCAATTAAAGTAGAGTTAGATGCTTCGATTAGTTTTTGACAAGCATTATTTTTATTATTGATATCTTCAGTTCTATCCCATAAAACATTCATGTTGCTACCTAGCTTCATCATCATTGATTTAAATTTAGGTACAGACAATCTTCTTTGACCAGATAATAAGAACTCTCCGGATCGTGTTTTTTCAACAGAAATTAAAATAGCTGTTGTACTATCAGTTAAGACTCTGGATTCTAGTAAATTCCCACTCTGATCATGTTTGACAAAAAAAATCCGATTTATATCTTTATCAAGATCCCAATAACCTGAAAAGGTAACAAAAGAAGAGTCTGAATTACAAAGTGTAATGGGTCTGATAGTAATTTCTTCATAACTTGGACCAACCTCGTGTCGCCATATAAGCTCTCCATTGTTTTTATCAATTTTATCTACCACTAAGACACATTTGTTAGTAGTTGGTTTTTGTTTCACATAAGAAATTAAATAATCACCATCTGAATTAAGAAGTGCCGTTTTACCACAATTTGGAAGAAAATCTATCT is part of the Candidatus Delongbacteria bacterium genome and harbors:
- a CDS encoding T9SS type A sorting domain-containing protein; protein product: MKCFVLVILFLTYYSFSEIWSYQTDGYVYFLNNQIIIDSDNNYIVGGNIEIDRVSNFYPVLYKYDINGNLLTLKDFNIQQFEYIEDLILVENNNYFLVTTISNSGPGNEVTRIIKLNPNFDIIWQKEIDFLPNCGKTALLNSDGDYLISYVKQKPTTNKCVLVVDKIDKNNGELIWRHEVGPSYEEITIRPITLCNSDSSFVTFSGYWDLDKDINRIFFVKHDQSGNLLESRVLTDSTTAILISVEKTRSGEFLLSGQRRLSVPKFKSMMMKLGSNMNVLWDRTEDINNKNNACQKLIEASNSTLIAIGFKNSESSINSDIYFRNLDQDGNILLESNIKSQLNIGENFLVDVVETTDNDFITVGALYHTDYSAKALIAVFDKDGNHNVKIEESNEENSVKRYHLIGNYPNPYNPSTTIKYSLEVKSDVKILVFNGNGEKLFESGLISSKIGENKFELNTNSFSSGTYIYSLEVNGKTVDSKSMTLIK